The Rosa chinensis cultivar Old Blush chromosome 7, RchiOBHm-V2, whole genome shotgun sequence DNA segment AAAGTAGTTTTCACGAAAATTGACATAGATGCGGCAAGAGATGTGGCTGCAAGCTGGAATATCAGCAGTGTTCCAGCCTTTTTCTTTGTAAGAAATGGCAAGGAGATTGACAAGGTTGTGGGTGCTGATAAAGCTGCGCTAGAAAAGAAGATTGCACAATATGCAGCCTCAGCATAACCTAATTCTTATGCAAGGCTGTTTGCTACTGTATGGTACTTTCTACAGTCATAGTTTGTTCTAATCGAAGGAGATGCAAGGAGATGCAACTCTTGTTCTAGTCCTAgtcaaataactaaataaagtGTCTCCTAAAGTTGCTAATGCGTACATTTTACTGGAAATAAAATTTTGCTTTCTGGGCCAGTTGGATTATTTCAATGGTGTCCATTGAGAAATGCCTGTCTGAAttgttgtttgatttatttGAGTACAACTTGACTTCATTTGAGTACAACTTGACTATTAAATCAGAAtgtaagttttttattttttatttatagtagtgtttctaaacaaaaaaaatgttgaaACGTTGCTTTCTCCGACATGAGGAGTGTGGTTGGAATCAGTTTCaaagcaaagaaaaatggaGCGGTGGAGACATCATTTCCTCTCATTCTTGGAATAGAATCTGAGGACCATGTAGAAGAGGAGCCGGTATAGAACACCCCAAGCTAGCAAGATTCCAACATCATACCAGATGTTATCGTGATTGATATCCATCGACTCTATAACATCTTGTCCGATCAGCAGGCAACCTCTTAGCGATTCTGTGTCTTTGTGCACTTTACTCAACTTCACATTTCCTAAAGGCCCAGGTGAAAGATCGGCTAGATTGCCAGAGTAGCAACGTATTCCTTGGAATTCATTTGTTAGCATTGCCTCAAATGGGTACTTAATTGCGGAGATGTAGTGCACCCAAACCCAGTAATTTGGGATCTGAGTACGTTTCAAGAAAAAGCCGCAAGTGAGAAAGAAGAGAGCTGTGGTGGCTATCACAACAGCATATCCAGTGATGTAACTAGGAACCAGGGCACTCACAAGCATGACATAAGCATTGGTGGTTATAAGTGAGGCATACAAGATTatccaaaaatagaaaagactGCTTCTGAGCTTAAGCATGAGTTTGGTTATGGCAGCAAATGTGAGAGCTTGAATGGCGAAAAACGGGAGGTAAACAATGAGGGAAGAGATGACGTAGGAAGAAGCACGGTAAGCATTATGAGAAGTTTCCCTGATGAAAATGAACCTTTCTTGGATGAAAGTCGGGACAGCATCATTGGAGGAAAAGAAGATCAGGCAAACAGCAAAGATGTAGAAGTTTAGAAGCCTGTTTACATTTTTGAAGGACTCTGCATGTAGGTTACTGAAAAGGGAAGATAGAACGAGTGCCATGACAGCCAACACAATCTCTCGTGAGAGGAAGAGTTCAGGGGTACGAACCACATTGAGTGTTGTACGCCATGAGAGGACTGCAACCTCACGAAGCCACGGGTTTGCAAACTTAGGCCCAAGCTCTATCTCATCAAGCTCATCTTCTTCCATCTCGAACTCTTCAAATGATGGTCCATATGAAGAGTCATAATTGGAAGGGCTGTAGACAACAGGGGCTTTAGTACTACTAGGCATAGGAGGGTAGTGCCGAGGTGTTGCATATTGGCTTGAAACAGCACTTCTTATACCTGACACTGAGATTACTGGTGTCTTTCCGGGGGTCCTTCCCGGAGTTCTAGCAGGAGTCCATGATGGTGGGCGGCGAGGAGTTCCTTTGACACCATGGTATATCCACACTGAGAAGTCTTTGTAGAAATGTGAAGCTAGACGAGGGTTATAGATACCACTTGCAAAGTGCTGCATTGGTGTAtgaattgatttcctttccaGGGAGTTGTCAAACTCATCATCCTCCTCAAACTCATCGTCCTCCTCATCATCATAATCATCAGATGGGCGAGAATCTGGTCCAGGTGTCGAGTTTCTACGGGAAAATTGTTTGCTCCTGAGGCTGATGTGCTTGGACGAAGGGGTGTTTTTATAAGAACTTCGTGGTGTCTTTAGTCTTTTTGGAGTAGGGGTACTTGACACCTGATCGGGTTTGATTCCATCACGGAGGTAGACAACAAGTGGTTCTAGTCCCACATTAGACTCATCATATTCTTTGATCACATCCAAGAGATACTCGAGGTTGTTTTCTCTATCAGGAACTGGCCTTCCAAATCCAGAAAGGTGGGCAGACAGACCATGTGGACTTCCCAAATATATCAGCTTTCCTCTGCAACCACATTACATTATATAAGCATCATGCGCGCATGTGAAATATAAGTCTATGCACACTATACCTATACACATGGTATTGTACTGTAAAATAGGGCACGGTCTTGATGAATTCTACCTTGCTAGGATTGTCATGCGGTCCAAGAGATTTTGAATACGATACGAAGGTTGATGGATGGTCATGAGCACAATGCTACCACCTCGAGCTATTTCCTTCACCTTTTCCACAACACTATAAGCACTCGTAGAGTCAAGACCAGAAGTTGGTTCATCAAGAAACAGCAAAGAAGGTTTGTGGATGATGTCAATTCCAATTGAGACCCTCCGTCTTTCTCCTCCCGAGACTCCTCTCCTCCCCTCATCACcaatatatgtatgtgttgcAGTCTGCATATATAACCTCATAATCATTCACTATATACCTCCTTGACCATACAAGTAAGATTTTTGTTGTAATTCATGAAGATGAATGAGAAATAGCAAGAAATATTACTTGCAAGCCGAGCTGGTCAATGAGCTCATAgactctctttctcttctcatgCTTGGAAAGAGAAGGAGGAAGCCTAACCTCAGCTGCAAACATGAAAGTCTCAAACACAGTTAACATCGGGAACAGTTGGTCATCTTGCATCACGTAAGAGGAAACCATCTTCATGTAGCTTGTAGTAACCTACAAACAATATCAAGTAATATGTAatctttgttttattgtttccAGAGAGATATAGGAGATGGATGATACTACTAGTATGAGAAATGTACTAACCGTTTTTCCATCGACTCTTACAGAGCCTTCAAGACTTCCTTGAGCAATCCTTCCTGCCAAGGCATCGAGAAATGTGGATTTTCCAGCACCACTAGGTCCCAAAATGGCCATAACCTCACCTTTCACGGCCTGACCAGATATGTCATTAAGAAGATAAGCTTCCTTCTTGATCCAAACCCCATCTTTCTTTATCTTCTTAATTACACTGTAGGAAAGGTTGTTGAATTCAAGGCCTTGGCCCGGAATCATCTTCGACAACTGAAGTGGAACAGAAATCTTTGCAGCCACTATTTTGTCCATGTCCAATAAACTCTCAAGGCTTCTGTTTGCGTCATTCCGCGCTGCCTTTGCCTTTGCCTTTGCCATTGCCATTGCCATGATGTTTAGCTAAGCTCCGCTCGGCGAGCACTCTTTGCTCCTTCTTTTGGCTAAGCCATGAAGAAGTTTATGAGACCTAGTAGTGAGATAGGATATGGTATAAAAGAAGGAGAAGCCAATGTAGAATGTGGACAAAAGGTGACGGTTAAAATAAAAGTAATATGAGGTATTGGAATGTTGTGAGTGATTGAGGACAAAGTTAAGGAAGCTGGAGAGTTAGAGATATCAGACGGCAAGACTTATGGAAAAGGACATTGTAGTAGGCCTGTCTCTCCATCACTCTTCTCGGGCTTTCAGTAATTCAGCTTTGATAATCACGAAAgacattttatttttgtttcatttgtaCATAAGAGACGAAACTAGACATGTCTCCTAATCCTGCCCACTTGTTCACATTTGATCTCCCAATCAAAGTCACTAACTCAAGTTCATCATCATTTGTTATAATAGTGTTTAGTCTAATATAAGCAAGTTGATAATgacatttttctttcaaatctTTTGACATGAGACAGCAAACACGTAAAATGAAATCTACGTGATAAATCAAAAATACATAGGCTTATGAAGTTATGATGATATAGAGAGAACCGTAACTCAATATTAGGGTTTACGATTTGGCATAAGACATGATTACTACTCTTCTCAACCATAATACTTTTCAACTTGTTAACTATAATACGTTAGATTGTGATTCATGCATTTTGTTAACCTAATATACGTTGTTGGTTTGTTGTCTTACAAGTTACAACCTAGCTAAACTTTTGGGACTAGTTGAATATCAAAGCTTTATAGAATAAGTTAGTTGGTTTTCACCTCAGAATAGGTAAAAATGCCTCTAATGATGCAAAAATTAGAAACTTGTTATTTTATTGTTAATGTATTTTCGTTTTCTCCACATAGTGCAAAGTTGGCTAGCTGTTTCCAGATTGTGGTCGGATGGTAAAAATTATGACAATTCGATAGAGTAACTTGCTGTCATGAGTGGTCTTCTTCTGGTTTAATTAAGAACCTGTATAGACTCTTGTTTGATGCAATTGGTGTGTACTATGAAGGTTGTCTCTTAGCTTTTTCTCTGGTGGAATTTCTTAGAACGGTAATGAAAATTGGAAATCAAAAGACAAAACTATTGAGCAACTAATATGCCTGTTGACAACACCTGAATTTGTTGGCAATGGCTCCCAAACTTTGGGGATGTCCGAAAAGGTTAAAATCTTTGGCCTCTCAAACTGAGAACATTGCAATAGCTCCAAAGTTAGTTCTTGTAAATAATGAGGGTATAAGTGGCTGTACAGATATGCAAGAGCTTCTTAAATCAAATCAACCGCCTAGCTGtgatttattaataatatttttaCACCTTTCGCCGGCCCCCAGGAGATCGAGAATGAGAGATACCGGCTTTCTTGGAGAATGCTTTTGATCTTCCAATGCAAAATTTCCTTGTTTTCTCCAGTTTCGACTCTTAAGAGGGAGACATGCATGGATTCTGTAATGAAGCTCATGACATATATATCTCAAGCAGAGGGAATGAGTCGTTAACTTAAGATTCCAATTAAATTTAGCCGCTGTCTTCATGGCGtcattgtgtatatatattcttggtgTTGGCACGGTTCAACCTCACCGTTGTACCGATCAATGACCGGTGATGGTTTGATTGAGCCGTGCCAATATCGGGAGTAAGTTGCCTAGCTTATCTTAATGCTCTAGTCGATCAAGCTCATTAGTTGggatatatattaattaattagCATCCCACTGGTGACTAATTAGCTTATTACATTGCATAGATGCAACCACTATACTTCATTCCCAAAACATTCAAGACCATCGTCATTCAATCATGAATGTTAACTAGGGAAAATATTTGGGTTTACCAACATGTTCATTCACTCTTCTCACTCATATACTGCGCACTTATTTTATTATGGGAGTTTCTATATATTCATATCtttaaaattgacatttagactCCTGCTTACTTATTagacctctaatttacttttataAATAACCAATATGTTATCTATACCTCCCTAATTTTCTCACAATATCTCTCGTTCAATAAAATCAATAGATCATGCCAAATTTATGTATTGATGAATAGGTCGTGTATACCAACTGCAATTGCTCAATTACTAAATTGAGCTCATAACTGTTTGCGTAAAGATGCCATCCCTGAGGTTCTATGTATAGCTACTCATTGTCGATCAGAAATCATAGTTATACGTACGGTACATTTTATTTAACTTACTTCTATTTTCGAAATATACTCAACTGTAAGTATCCATGGATTGCTATTGCTCTATGGTTCATATGGAATTCTAGAAACAAGGTCAGATTTGACGGTGTAGTGGTACATGCAACTAATGTGTCTGGGATGATTGTTGGGCATATTCAAGCTTCTAGTCGCCTTGTTACTGGAGTAATGCATAACTCAATTCTTGATCTTTGAGTGTTTGAAGTGTTTTGGGGCTAGTTGTAATCCTCGCAGTGCTCCTAGAGTTTTTGAGGTTATTTGGCGCCCTCCTCCTTTTGGATGGGTTAAGGTTAACACTGATGGGGCTTGGAGAAGAGGTTTAGGTGTGGGAGGCTATGGTGGTGTTTTCAGGAATGATCAAGGGTGTTTTCTTGGagccttctcttcttctcttgatATTCCTAGCTTAGTTGCAGCAGAGGTAATGACGGTTATTAAGGCAATTGAGCTTGCTTGGGTGAGAGATTGGAATTATGTTTGGTTAGAGGTGGATTCTCAAATTGTGCTAGACCTTCTTCGTTCTCCCATGTTAGCTCCTTGGCAGCTTCGTGTGCAGTGGAAAAATTGTCTGCACCGGATTTCAATGATGCACTTTCGCTCCTCACATATTTACGGGAAGGAAATCAAGTAGTCGATGCCCTTGCAGGTTTTGGCACATCATCTTCTGGTATGACTTGGTGGGACACGCCCCCGGATTTTGTTCATTCACTTTATAATAGAGATAGGTCTGGACTTCCTAATTTTCATTTTCGATAGTTTGGGTTTCACTTTTTGTATGAGAGGTTTTGGTGTTTGTACCCCTCTcctttttatcttcttcaatAAATAACCTCGTTCTTACAAGggttaaaccaaaaaaaaaaaagcatccaTGGATTGCAGTATGCACTTGAAAAACCCTCAAGCTAATGAGCAGC contains these protein-coding regions:
- the LOC112176324 gene encoding ABC transporter G family member STR, translated to MAMAMAKAKAKAARNDANRSLESLLDMDKIVAAKISVPLQLSKMIPGQGLEFNNLSYSVIKKIKKDGVWIKKEAYLLNDISGQAVKGEVMAILGPSGAGKSTFLDALAGRIAQGSLEGSVRVDGKTVTTSYMKMVSSYVMQDDQLFPMLTVFETFMFAAEVRLPPSLSKHEKRKRVYELIDQLGLQTATHTYIGDEGRRGVSGGERRRVSIGIDIIHKPSLLFLDEPTSGLDSTSAYSVVEKVKEIARGGSIVLMTIHQPSYRIQNLLDRMTILARGKLIYLGSPHGLSAHLSGFGRPVPDRENNLEYLLDVIKEYDESNVGLEPLVVYLRDGIKPDQVSSTPTPKRLKTPRSSYKNTPSSKHISLRSKQFSRRNSTPGPDSRPSDDYDDEEDDEFEEDDEFDNSLERKSIHTPMQHFASGIYNPRLASHFYKDFSVWIYHGVKGTPRRPPSWTPARTPGRTPGKTPVISVSGIRSAVSSQYATPRHYPPMPSSTKAPVVYSPSNYDSSYGPSFEEFEMEEDELDEIELGPKFANPWLREVAVLSWRTTLNVVRTPELFLSREIVLAVMALVLSSLFSNLHAESFKNVNRLLNFYIFAVCLIFFSSNDAVPTFIQERFIFIRETSHNAYRASSYVISSLIVYLPFFAIQALTFAAITKLMLKLRSSLFYFWIILYASLITTNAYVMLVSALVPSYITGYAVVIATTALFFLTCGFFLKRTQIPNYWVWVHYISAIKYPFEAMLTNEFQGIRCYSGNLADLSPGPLGNVKLSKVHKDTESLRGCLLIGQDVIESMDINHDNIWYDVGILLAWGVLYRLLFYMVLRFYSKNERK